One part of the Candidatus Paceibacterota bacterium genome encodes these proteins:
- the pilM gene encoding type IV pilus assembly protein PilM, giving the protein MALFSSLFGKSAPASVLGIDIGSSSIKVVQLRREGGKAVLETYGELSLGPYAQTEIGRATNLPPEKLGAALKDLLRECKATASSCGLAIPFASSLISVIEIPEVSQKELQSIVPIEARKYIPVPISEVSLDWSVIPRVKGEPDFNGGDMKVNPIKNKIDVLTVAIHNDTISKYKDIMRAAGLDCSFFEIEIFSTIRALLENDPAPVMILDMGAATTKLYIIERGVIRNSHTINRGSQDLTIGLSSALGITVEEAELLKRGAVSPREGQDEVMKSIFSTMLDYIFSEAERVILTYQKKHNKDLSQVYLVGGGVKLKGFIDDVRSGLEVNCIPGNPFAKIQTPAFLDQMLNITGPEFSVAVGIALRRLQEVG; this is encoded by the coding sequence ATGGCATTATTTTCTTCATTATTTGGTAAATCTGCCCCAGCGTCTGTGTTGGGTATAGATATTGGATCTTCTTCTATTAAGGTTGTTCAACTTCGTCGGGAGGGAGGAAAGGCGGTACTTGAAACATATGGAGAACTTTCACTTGGTCCGTACGCACAGACAGAAATTGGTCGCGCGACAAACTTGCCACCAGAAAAACTTGGGGCTGCACTCAAAGACCTTCTTAGGGAATGTAAGGCAACAGCAAGTTCATGTGGTCTTGCAATACCGTTTGCATCGAGTTTGATCTCTGTCATTGAAATTCCTGAGGTCTCACAAAAAGAACTTCAATCAATTGTGCCAATTGAGGCACGTAAATATATCCCTGTACCAATTTCCGAGGTTAGTTTGGATTGGTCAGTCATACCTCGTGTAAAGGGAGAGCCTGATTTTAATGGAGGAGACATGAAGGTAAACCCAATAAAAAATAAAATTGACGTCCTAACTGTAGCAATTCATAACGATACAATTTCAAAATATAAAGACATTATGCGAGCGGCAGGACTCGATTGTTCTTTCTTTGAGATTGAAATATTCAGCACAATTCGCGCACTTCTTGAAAACGATCCCGCTCCAGTAATGATTTTGGATATGGGTGCAGCTACAACAAAGCTATATATTATTGAGCGAGGGGTAATTAGGAACTCACATACTATTAATAGAGGGTCACAAGACCTCACGATTGGTTTGTCATCCGCATTAGGTATTACAGTTGAAGAAGCAGAGCTGTTAAAGCGCGGAGCAGTTAGTCCTAGGGAAGGTCAAGATGAGGTGATGAAAAGCATTTTCTCAACTATGCTCGACTATATATTCTCAGAAGCAGAGCGTGTCATCCTTACATATCAAAAGAAACACAATAAAGACTTGTCTCAGGTGTATCTAGTTGGAGGTGGTGTAAAACTCAAAGGATTTATCGATGATGTTCGTAGTGGTCTTGAGGTGAACTGTATCCCTGGTAACCCATTTGCAAAGATTCAAACACCAGCGTTTCTTGATCAGATGTTGAACATCACCGGCCCAGAATTTTCTGTCGCTGTTGGTATTGCACTGCGTCGTCTTCAAGAAGTTGGATAA
- the pilO gene encoding type 4a pilus biogenesis protein PilO yields the protein MKALTPILLFLAAIAAFFYYIKPGYATIQQLQVQNKQYDVALEKAEEFAIKRDELNDQLNQFKKEDLQRLERMIPDNIDSTRLIIEIDQIAKKYASGITGIRVDDGQSSGGATPSSLPYNVVTIGFGIKATYEDFNDFLKDIEVNLRLSDAAVVSFTPGADGSAVHTFSMTIKTYWLKPVQ from the coding sequence ATGAAAGCGCTCACACCAATTCTTTTGTTCCTCGCTGCTATTGCTGCTTTTTTCTATTACATCAAACCTGGATATGCAACGATCCAACAGCTACAGGTGCAGAATAAGCAGTACGATGTCGCACTGGAGAAAGCTGAAGAGTTTGCGATAAAACGCGATGAATTGAATGATCAACTGAATCAATTTAAGAAGGAGGACTTGCAGCGTCTAGAACGGATGATTCCTGATAACATCGATTCAACACGACTTATTATTGAAATAGACCAAATCGCAAAGAAATATGCTTCAGGTATAACAGGAATACGAGTAGATGACGGACAATCAAGTGGAGGAGCTACACCGTCTTCACTTCCATATAACGTTGTCACAATTGGTTTTGGTATCAAAGCAACGTATGAAGACTTCAATGACTTCCTAAAAGATATTGAAGTAAATCTTCGTTTGTCGGACGCTGCAGTCGTTTCGTTTACACCAGGTGCTGATGGAAGTGCGGTCCATACATTTAGCATGACCATTAAAACTTATTGGTTAAAACCAGTACAATAA
- a CDS encoding GspE/PulE family protein, with translation MDDTLVQGSENDLQKDRSVRTIRINSEDSGPLPSSGIGVVSVTEKLRKSMAGGKPGESLEDKSKRLNIPTRHVVIDEVPYDILDYVPEDSAMHYQVVPLSQKEGVIEVGMVDPDDIEARNALTFIFSRVSLPFTVTLISHDDFQKVVGLYKGLSGEVTKALSDLDTELRNEADIAVMQQKSASEEEGSGGQMKEDAPITKIVATILRYATEGLASDVHIEGMRDVIRVRFRVDGILNTSLSLPINVQSAVVARIKILCNMKLDERRRPQDGRFSARIEGKKVDFRVSTFPTYFGEKVVMRILDHERGMKRLDDLHITDRNLKIIKDAIKKPYGLILISGPTGSGKTTTLYSMLQEVDRETKNVLSLEDPIEYNIEGVSQSQVFPEIGYTFATGLRTTLRQDPDVILVGEIRDKETAQLAIQAALTGHLVLSTIHTNNAAGVIPRLIDMGVDPFLIAPTLQLAIAQRLGAVICKDGAEEVKVEGTVTDRINKHFEELNETQRAAIKLPEFVYEKGHSSECPTGTKGRMAAMEVIEMDRELERVILSGNPTEESIMNIARKQGMLSMREDAMLKALEGFFALSEVDAI, from the coding sequence ATGGATGATACTTTAGTACAAGGATCTGAAAACGATCTTCAAAAAGACCGCTCGGTCAGAACTATCCGTATAAATAGTGAAGATTCAGGACCGTTACCATCAAGTGGTATTGGCGTAGTCAGTGTTACCGAAAAACTTAGGAAAAGTATGGCGGGTGGAAAACCTGGTGAAAGCTTGGAGGACAAGTCTAAGCGATTGAACATCCCAACACGACATGTAGTTATTGATGAGGTCCCGTATGACATTCTTGACTATGTCCCTGAAGATTCTGCTATGCACTACCAAGTGGTGCCACTTTCACAAAAGGAAGGTGTTATCGAAGTTGGAATGGTTGACCCGGATGATATCGAAGCGCGTAATGCACTTACGTTTATTTTCTCGCGCGTCAGTCTTCCATTTACCGTTACACTCATTTCCCATGACGATTTTCAAAAGGTAGTTGGGTTATATAAAGGTCTCTCTGGAGAAGTTACCAAGGCGCTCTCGGACCTTGATACTGAACTTCGAAACGAAGCAGACATCGCAGTGATGCAACAAAAAAGTGCATCCGAAGAAGAAGGCTCGGGTGGTCAGATGAAGGAAGATGCACCGATTACAAAAATCGTGGCAACAATCTTGCGATATGCAACAGAAGGACTTGCATCCGACGTTCACATTGAAGGAATGAGAGATGTGATCCGAGTCCGATTCCGTGTTGATGGTATCTTGAACACGAGTCTATCTCTCCCAATTAACGTGCAGTCTGCGGTAGTTGCCCGTATCAAAATCCTTTGCAATATGAAGCTCGATGAACGACGCCGACCACAAGACGGACGTTTCTCAGCCCGAATTGAAGGAAAGAAAGTGGACTTTCGTGTATCAACATTCCCAACATATTTCGGTGAGAAGGTGGTTATGCGTATTCTTGACCACGAACGTGGTATGAAGCGCCTTGATGATTTGCATATTACTGACCGAAACTTGAAGATCATTAAAGATGCTATTAAGAAGCCATACGGACTTATCTTGATCTCTGGACCTACAGGATCTGGTAAAACAACAACACTGTACTCGATGCTCCAGGAAGTTGACCGTGAGACAAAAAACGTACTTTCTCTTGAAGACCCGATTGAATATAACATTGAAGGTGTGAGTCAGTCACAGGTGTTTCCTGAAATTGGATATACGTTTGCAACTGGACTACGTACAACACTTCGTCAAGACCCAGACGTAATCCTTGTGGGAGAGATCCGAGATAAAGAAACTGCGCAGCTTGCCATCCAAGCGGCGCTCACTGGTCACTTGGTGCTTTCAACGATCCACACCAACAATGCTGCAGGTGTTATTCCACGTCTTATTGATATGGGAGTTGACCCATTTTTGATCGCACCAACACTTCAGTTGGCCATCGCGCAGCGACTCGGTGCTGTGATTTGCAAAGACGGTGCAGAAGAAGTGAAGGTGGAAGGTACGGTTACAGATCGTATCAATAAGCATTTTGAAGAACTTAATGAAACACAACGTGCGGCTATCAAGCTACCTGAATTTGTATACGAAAAGGGTCACTCAAGCGAGTGTCCAACAGGTACAAAGGGTCGAATGGCTGCGATGGAAGTTATTGAAATGGATCGTGAGCTTGAGCGGGTTATTTTGTCAGGAAACCCAACTGAAGAAAGTATTATGAACATTGCACGCAAGCAAGGAATGTTGAGTATGCGGGAAGATGCAATGCTTAAGGCGCTTGAAGGATTCTTTGCACTTTCGGAAGTGGATGCAATATAG
- a CDS encoding response regulator: protein MDQQKQKILIIDDDRFLLNMYARKLDHSGYLVESAQGGVEALEKLKSGYVPDVILVDIIMPGMDGITLVKEIRKQQLAPRAKVIMLTNQSDATDMKAATENNIDGYIIKAVTIPSEVVTKMREVLAGKKIFSDPF, encoded by the coding sequence ATGGATCAACAAAAACAAAAAATTCTCATCATAGACGACGACAGGTTCTTATTGAACATGTATGCACGAAAGCTTGACCACAGTGGTTATCTTGTTGAGTCAGCTCAAGGTGGAGTAGAGGCGCTAGAAAAACTTAAGTCAGGATATGTTCCAGATGTGATCTTAGTTGACATTATCATGCCAGGAATGGATGGTATTACACTTGTGAAAGAAATTCGTAAGCAACAACTTGCCCCTCGTGCAAAGGTGATCATGCTTACGAACCAGTCAGACGCAACTGATATGAAGGCAGCAACAGAGAATAATATTGATGGATATATTATCAAAGCAGTCACGATTCCATCAGAAGTGGTTACAAAAATGAGGGAAGTCCTTGCGGGAAAGAAAATATTCTCTGATCCGTTTTAG
- a CDS encoding PilT/PilU family type 4a pilus ATPase has translation MNTIQEPQTQATGEAKKVFETLVQLVIKEAASDLHLAEGRQPMMRVSGFLVPILQAPVITRDHMLAITDIIMTPEYKQEFMKEKEIDFSYSYGDMGRFRGNGFVAQGRISIALRLIPGRIKTLDELRLPSLLESFTKREQGFFLCVGPVGQGKSTTLAALIEIINQDRMEHIITIEDPIEYIFSPKKSVIDQREVGIDTKDFGGALKHALRQDVNVLLVGEMRDLETISMAVTAAETGHLVFSTLHTNTAAQTIDRIIDVFPAEQQGQIRLQLAASMTGIFSQRLIPRISGGLVPAYELLINNSAVSNLIREKRTHELNTVIETSAQQGMIDLNRSLVELVRQGEISIENAYAHSANPKVLDKML, from the coding sequence ATGAACACAATCCAAGAACCACAAACACAAGCAACAGGAGAAGCCAAAAAAGTTTTTGAAACATTGGTCCAGCTTGTTATTAAAGAAGCTGCGTCAGATCTACACCTTGCAGAAGGAAGACAGCCAATGATGCGTGTCTCTGGTTTCTTGGTACCTATCCTTCAGGCTCCTGTTATTACTCGTGATCATATGCTTGCGATCACAGACATAATCATGACACCTGAATATAAACAGGAATTCATGAAGGAGAAAGAAATTGACTTCTCATACTCATATGGAGACATGGGTCGTTTCCGCGGAAATGGATTCGTTGCACAAGGGAGAATTAGTATCGCACTTCGACTTATCCCAGGAAGAATCAAGACGCTCGATGAATTGCGCCTACCATCACTTTTGGAGAGTTTTACCAAGCGTGAACAAGGGTTCTTCCTCTGTGTAGGTCCTGTAGGACAAGGAAAATCAACAACACTTGCTGCGTTGATTGAGATCATCAACCAAGATCGAATGGAGCATATTATCACCATCGAAGATCCAATCGAGTATATCTTCTCTCCAAAGAAGTCAGTTATTGACCAACGTGAAGTTGGAATTGATACAAAAGATTTCGGAGGAGCACTTAAGCACGCACTCCGCCAAGACGTGAACGTGCTCTTGGTCGGAGAAATGCGAGACCTTGAGACTATTTCTATGGCGGTAACTGCTGCTGAGACTGGTCACTTGGTATTTTCAACACTCCACACAAATACCGCCGCCCAGACAATTGACCGTATCATCGACGTGTTTCCAGCAGAGCAACAGGGGCAGATCCGCTTGCAGCTTGCAGCAAGTATGACTGGTATTTTTTCACAACGTCTCATTCCACGAATCAGTGGAGGACTAGTACCTGCATATGAACTTTTGATTAACAACAGTGCTGTTTCTAACTTGATTCGTGAAAAGCGAACACATGAATTAAATACAGTCATTGAAACAAGTGCACAGCAGGGAATGATTGACCTCAACCGGTCCTTGGTTGAACTTGTTCGACAGGGTGAAATTAGTATTGAGAATGCGTATGCACACTCAGCTAACCCAAAGGTACTTGATAAGATGTTGTAA
- a CDS encoding type II secretion system F family protein, whose translation MIFTYKALDKDGRAAEGTIDAANVDIAITSLQRKNLIITDIRSAEEASQGLLRKNISFFSRISTKEVVILSRQMSILFESQVSALRVFRLLGAENENQQLRVILTQVADDIQGGSPISAALAKHPKVFSAFYVNMIKAGEESGKLSETLVYLADYLERSYEVTSKTTNALIYPAFIVATFIAVMILMFTMVIPKISLIIEESGQEIPIYTKIIMGISNFMVAYWPFLGIGAIIAGFFAVRFLRTDQGRAELDEFKLKVPYVGDLYKKLFLSRIADNMNVMILSGIPMIRTLEITSDIVGNKVYKGILEDAIISVRAGSAVSDVFARYPEMPGILIQMMKVGEETGQLGVILKTLARFYQREVVGAIDTLIGLIEPVMIVVLGVGVAILLASVLVPIYNIAGTI comes from the coding sequence ATGATATTTACCTACAAAGCATTAGATAAAGATGGACGTGCCGCAGAGGGTACGATTGATGCTGCGAATGTAGATATTGCAATTACTTCTCTCCAGCGAAAGAATTTAATTATTACTGATATCCGTTCAGCTGAAGAAGCGTCTCAAGGATTACTGCGAAAAAATATTTCTTTTTTTTCTCGAATTAGTACAAAAGAGGTTGTGATCTTGTCACGACAAATGTCTATCTTGTTCGAATCCCAGGTGTCTGCGCTTCGTGTGTTTAGGCTCCTCGGTGCTGAAAATGAAAACCAGCAGCTCCGTGTAATTTTGACTCAGGTTGCTGATGATATCCAAGGGGGTAGTCCAATTTCTGCTGCACTTGCAAAACACCCAAAGGTATTTAGTGCGTTTTATGTAAACATGATTAAGGCTGGTGAAGAGTCAGGAAAGCTCTCTGAAACCCTGGTGTATCTTGCTGATTACTTAGAGCGGTCTTATGAAGTTACCTCTAAGACAACAAATGCCCTCATTTATCCTGCATTCATTGTCGCAACATTCATCGCTGTAATGATTTTGATGTTTACGATGGTTATTCCAAAAATTAGTCTTATTATTGAGGAATCAGGACAGGAAATCCCAATCTATACCAAGATCATCATGGGTATTAGTAACTTTATGGTCGCATACTGGCCCTTCTTGGGTATCGGTGCAATTATTGCTGGATTCTTTGCTGTTCGTTTTCTTAGGACCGATCAAGGAAGAGCTGAACTTGATGAGTTTAAATTAAAAGTTCCGTATGTGGGAGATCTTTATAAAAAACTGTTTCTCTCGCGTATTGCTGACAACATGAACGTTATGATTCTCTCGGGAATCCCCATGATACGTACACTTGAAATTACTTCAGATATTGTTGGAAATAAGGTGTACAAAGGAATTCTTGAAGATGCCATTATTAGTGTAAGAGCTGGTAGTGCTGTTTCTGATGTGTTTGCACGGTACCCTGAGATGCCAGGTATTCTGATTCAAATGATGAAAGTTGGAGAGGAGACTGGACAGCTTGGTGTGATCCTAAAGACTCTCGCTCGGTTCTATCAGCGAGAAGTGGTTGGAGCAATCGATACACTTATTGGACTTATTGAGCCAGTAATGATCGTGGTTTTGGGTGTTGGTGTCGCGATTCTCCTTGCCTCAGTGCTCGTGCCAATCTACAACATTGCAGGTACTATCTAG
- a CDS encoding type II secretion system protein, translating to MKSFKKGFTLIELLVVIAIIGILSAVVLASLNTARARANATKVKAQLNNLRSAAEVYYDSNGGYGATVAVCTGGMFADAAVNPLILGTSLPTGTTVSCYASSTAYGVKAELPAGQGWYCVDSTGTASSSPNAADPYAMSATDYKC from the coding sequence ATGAAATCATTCAAGAAAGGCTTTACCCTCATTGAACTCCTCGTGGTCATTGCGATCATCGGAATTCTCTCAGCAGTAGTGCTTGCGAGCCTTAATACGGCCCGTGCACGTGCTAACGCAACAAAGGTTAAGGCACAATTAAATAACCTACGAAGTGCTGCAGAAGTGTATTATGATTCAAACGGTGGTTATGGAGCAACAGTTGCAGTATGTACAGGAGGAATGTTTGCGGACGCTGCTGTGAACCCTCTAATTCTCGGAACATCACTTCCAACAGGAACAACAGTTTCTTGTTACGCTAGCTCAACTGCATATGGTGTAAAGGCTGAATTACCAGCAGGACAAGGTTGGTATTGTGTTGACTCAACTGGTACAGCATCATCTTCACCTAACGCTGCTGATCCGTACGCAATGAGTGCCACAGACTACAAGTGCTAA